The Triticum aestivum cultivar Chinese Spring chromosome 6D, IWGSC CS RefSeq v2.1, whole genome shotgun sequence genomic sequence tttaatttttatatgACAATTTATGAAACAAAATTTGGACATTTTGTCAAAATAGCTATTATATACCAATCCCTTTGTCCGAAGATGCTCAAACTTTCCCAGATTCATACTagtcacatgtactccctccgtccggaaatacttgtccgagaaatggatgaatctagatgtattttagttctagatacatcctttctctgacaagtatttttggacggagggagtagtatttacaaGAGTTTTCTCAGATTTTTTGGAAGTAGTCAAATTTTGAGGTAAAAATTGGTATTGTCAATTTAAACAGCCAATACGTGCCAAATATGAGGCGTCGAGAGGTGTTGCAGGCAGCAGCCCGCTGGAAtgcgagagcaactagttaacgagcgctccttcgggagcctcgtaacgatcagcgccacttggcgcgctctcagccattcgccacgtgtcgcgctctggacgctcccttcggattttgtttttttttcgcacgcgttttcggctttttaaacggttttttggGGGTTTTTCGACattttggttttcccccggtctttcttaactttttgatcaaaaaaaattttgcatgaaaaaaatgtttttctttttttttctttcgcaaaagtcacggtttttcttccgcgagaggcacggttgtgctttagtgagagtcacggccgtgcctttcggaaacgaaaaaacgcgttttctattttttttttctttcgcgagagtcacggttttgcttccgcgagaggcacggttgtgctttcacgagagtcacggccgtgccactcggaaaggaaaaaacaaaacgcgttttctgttttttttctttcgcgagtcacggttttgcttccgcgagaggcacggttgtgctttcgcgagagtcacggccgtgcctctcggaaagggaaaaaatacgcgttttctgttttttttctgtcgcgagagtcacggttgtgctttcgcgagaggcacggttgtgctttcgcgagagtcacggccgtgcctctcggaaagggaaaaaaatacgcgttttctgtttttttttctgtcgcgagagtcacggttttgctttcgcgagaggcacggttgtgctttcgcgagagtcacggccgtgcctctcgaaaacggaaaaaaacgtgttttctgtttttttcctctcacgagagtcacggttttgattccacgagagtcacggttttgattccacaagaggcacggttgtgatttcgcgagaggcacgggcgtgcctctttcggaaacagaaaaaaaccatgctcccggttcggttttttcgcccggttttcttcgtccggtttttttcatgaaaaaaaagttcgtccaaacttatcaacatgggatctagttttgaagatctcgacgcgaggaatccaatggtgaaaatggttcgagatttggacgcacggtttaagagataaaacattttaaataaacggatctacaaaaaagagaaaactcccaggttgcgacaagtggcgcgctgcatgggtgccacttgtcgcgacctgggaaagtgaagtgttctttgcaacgagtactcctcaattagtgatttcgctgGAATGCTCGAGACCAGCGTTTATAGGGGCTGAGCAGATGGGCCTGTGTTttctgggctgggctgggctgcaCCGATGACTTGATGAGTAGTAGTAAAAAAAATGTTTGAATTTGGAGGGCATGCGTGTGTATATATATAGATGAGTGTTTTGCGTTAGTACTGCGTTAAAAAAAAAGGTGGGAGACAAGCAAAGGCTGCCGATCGAACAGAACAGCTGCATTGGTTCCTTCGGCGGGAGGAGGGGTCGATTCCATTCCTTGAACCGGGCCACCTCCTTTTCCGAGCGAGGACGCCGTGCTTCCAAGCCACTGCTACCACTACGTGCGGAAAACAAGCAAGCACATGCAGCAGTAGGGTTCGGCGTTCACGAGGCCGgcgcgccggcgaggtggccgccttTACACAACACGCGGCGGCGAGCTGTTCTGTTCGATCGGCAGCCTTTGCTTGTCTCCCaccttttttttaacacagtactaACGCAAAACACTCATCTATATATATACACACGCATGCCCTCCAAAATCAAACATTTTTTTTACTACTACTCATCAAGTCATCGGtgcagcccagcccagcccagaaAACACAGGCCCATCTGCTCAGCCCCTATAAACGCTGGTCTCGAGCATTccagcgaaatcactaattaaggagtactcgttgcaaagaacacttcactttcccaggtcgcgacaagtggcacccatgcagcgcgccacttgtcgcaacctgggagttttctcttttttgtagatccgtttatttaaaatgttttatctcttaaaccatgcgtccaaatctcgaaccattttcatcattggattcctcgcgtcgagggCGGATTACGTTTGCTGCGACGCCGCGCATCTCCGCTCCGTACTCCTCCCCTTCACGTCGCGACGCATACGTGCGAACGGCAACGCCACTTCCATACGCAAAGCTGCGGGGCAACATGGGCCGCCGGCCTATCTTCGAACGGTAGAAAGGTCCCGCTGACCTTCGCCGGGCAGAGTCAACACTCGGGTGACACTATCTCAAGCGCCACGCCTCGTGCAGAGCAAGAAACGCACGAGTTCAGTTGGCTTTGAGTATTTGCCCCCACTTTGTTTGGGATTTTCTCATTTCGTTTCACTTCAGATTCAGGATGGTCCAGTGCCAGCAGAGTGCATAAACCTGCCCTGTCTCGTCAGAAACAGAGTTTCTCAAATGGAACTTTGCTGGAAGAATCGGCAAAAGGCACAAATTTGATCTCGAGGCGAAACTATTTTACAAAGTGAACTATTTTTAAAAGTATTTCACCCAGTTGACCTCTAATGTGTAGCGCCTGACAGTAAGGCGCTGCACTTTATTGTGCAGCGTGCGTCTAACACTCAGGCGCCACACCTGTGCAGCGTCCgacagctaggcgctgcactacaCTGTGTAGCGCCTAGCTGTAAGGAGCTGCATAGTAGAGTGCAGCGCGTAGCTGTTAGGCTCTGCACAAAAGGGTCAGCGGTGTGAAATATTTTCAGAAACAATTCAGCTTGTGAAATACTTTTGCTTTGAGGTCAATTTTGCCGGAAGAATTGTCCAGTTTGGATTGTTTCTCCTTCCAGGATGATCAGTAATTGCTGGAAGAACTTTGCTGAATTTTGGGTGGCTACGCCGCTAGATACAGATATCGTTCAGCGACAGAGTGGAGGACTCGTCATTGATTCTTAGTCCTTCTCTTTGCATTCCATTGGAAAAGAACAGACTCATCGGATTGGATGATTGCATCTACATACACCATTATTCGAATTTAAAATGCACCTTATTCGTATCATTCTGTATGAAAAAAACCCCGCCAATTCACATCGATTTCATGCCGCTCCCCTTCATGATCAAAAAGAATTTCTGCAACACACCGAGCTACCGCAAATGTACCGGCACCACAATGCCTAATCCATGAAGCAAATTACTGATCTCTTTAGTCATCATTCAGCAGGATGACCGGCGGCGATGCCGAACCTGTCGCCGTTGGCATCGGCATCGGCATCGCCGGCGGCCCGCCTGGCCTTCCACTTCTCGTACTCGGGGTCGTCGGTGGGCAGCTCGTGGCGGCACAGCGGGCAGGTGTTGCGGATGGCGAGCCACGGCAGGATGCAGGCGTCGTGGTAGAGGTGCGCGCACGGCAGCCTCCGGGCCCCCTCGCCGGCCTCGATGCCGTCCTTGCACACCGCGCACTGCGCGCAGCCCCGGACCGCGACCACCACCGTCGGGAGGCCCTCCACGGCGGCCTTCGCGGCCGCCCGCCCGCCCTTGGCCGGGGCCTCGTGCTCCGCCTCCGCGGCCATCTGCCCGAACAGCATGTCGTCGTCGTCGGCGCCGTCGAGGAAATACGTCTCGATGCCCCCGACGCCGACGTCGTCGACGTCCTCGTCGATCAAGAGGCTCCCCAGGTTGTTGGCGGCGAGGAGCACCTCCCACTCGAGGCTCCGCGGCGCGGGGGGCTGGGCCTCCTCGTGGCCCCGGGCGGCGACCTGCTCCCACTCGTCGGCGTCGCTCAGCGCGAGGTCCCAGCGCTGGTGCGCGTCGTGCTCCTCCAGCTGCAGGCAGTCCCAGCAGAGCGGCAGGCCGGGCTCGTCCGGCGCCACCGCCCAGTCGGCGCCGTAGTCCTCGTCGTGGAAGTCGAGGCCGAGGAACGCCGCGGCGGTCTCCTGCCGGGCGGCGACGCAGCGGTCCATGCGGCGGGGAGGGAAGAAGGGCGCggcgtcggagtcggagtcggagaggAGGGAGGGGAAGGGCGGCCAGAAGGAGGGGAAGGtgagggcggaggaggaggcggcggggtcgtcgtcgccggcgagcgggaggaggaggtggtgggagAGCGAATTATTCGCCATTGGTGGCAGCGGCCCAAAggcagggtgggggtgggggtggggtggggacgTTTGCGCTGCCGGTGCGGTGCTGCTCGCTCGCTCTCCCTCTCTTTGCCCTGTTTGCTTTCGTCCACTCGCTGCGCCGCGCTTCGCCTggcttttgttttgttttattttctccCCTACCTTTTGTGCGCGCTTTAAAATtgggatgggatgggatgggatgggTTTGGGTTGGGTTGGtgtaccggacgtccggcgccggCGACGGGAACGAGGCGGGCGTGCACGACGCGACGCGACGTCTGCAGGTGAGCAACGGGTCCGTTGTGCTCGCTCGCTCCTGGGCCGAAACGACGCCCGCCAAGTAGGCTCAGCGCCAGCCCTACGTACtcgcaaaaacaaaaacaaaaaaaatctggccctaagtctctctctctttttttttataaaaaacattTATGACGTTTTTTTAGAAAGGAGGCGCTTGCCTGGTCTTAAACTGAGGCCCTTAGAAATCCGACACGCCCGCCAAAGTGCAACAGGGTTTAGCGAAACAACACAGCAAAACGGATACAAGCCCCAACGCGGGTACATAGCGAGGCAGCGCTAACGAAGACgctaaagaaaaaaaaactaaaggcCATTGGGCAAGCGAGGGGCGGCGTCCTGCCGGTGGTGTCCCCTAAAAACCTTCATGACATGCTTTATTGATTGGCAAAATGGGCACATCATCTGCCAGAAGATCATCaagaatacccccccccccccacacacacaagttGCCTCCACCTTGCATATGCTTTGCTTTCTATGCCTGTCTTGTTTTTTAATAAAAAACCTTCATGACTTTTTTTAAAGGAGGAGTTTGCCCGGCCTTAAGCTGAAGCCCTTACAAATCCGACACG encodes the following:
- the LOC123141735 gene encoding E3 ubiquitin-protein ligase CIP8 → MANNSLSHHLLLPLAGDDDPAASSSALTFPSFWPPFPSLLSDSDSDAAPFFPPRRMDRCVAARQETAAAFLGLDFHDEDYGADWAVAPDEPGLPLCWDCLQLEEHDAHQRWDLALSDADEWEQVAARGHEEAQPPAPRSLEWEVLLAANNLGSLLIDEDVDDVGVGGIETYFLDGADDDDMLFGQMAAEAEHEAPAKGGRAAAKAAVEGLPTVVVAVRGCAQCAVCKDGIEAGEGARRLPCAHLYHDACILPWLAIRNTCPLCRHELPTDDPEYEKWKARRAAGDADADANGDRFGIAAGHPAE